Within the Opitutaceae bacterium TAV5 genome, the region CTCGGCGGCAGCCGGGTCCGGTCGCGGCGGCTCCGCAGATGCCGATCTGAAGACGGCGGACGAGATCATGAAAAACCTCGCGCCGGAGGATCTCGTCCGGTTCGGCATGATCCCGGAGTTCATCGGCCGCCTGCCGGTGGTGTCGGTGCTGGACGCGCTGACCGTGGCCGACCTCGAAAAGGTCCTCATCCGCACGAAGAACTCGCTGGTGAAACAGTACGGAAAACTCTTTGCGATCGACGGTGTGAGCCTGCGTTTCACTCCGGATGCGTTGCGGGCCATCGCGAAAAAGGCGGTGGATATGAAAACCGGCGCCCGCGCCCTGCGTTCGATCATGGAAAACCTGATGCTGGAGGTCATGTACGACCTGCCGCAACGCGACGACGTGAAGGAAGTGGTGGTGGACGCTGCGGTGGTGGCCGGCACGCGCCGGCCTCACCTGAAAAAAACCGTGAAAGCGGGCGAACGGCGCACGTCGCGCGGCGCGGCCTCGGCCGAGCCCGACGAGACGCGCACGGCGGCGTGACGGCGCAAGGCGTGCGCCCGGCCCCGGGGTCGGGGGGCCGGGGGGGGGGGGGAGGATTTTGCCGGACGCTTTTTCTGCCGCGTGTCCCTGCCGATTCCGTTGCAAAACTGCCCTGAAAAATCGTGCGCAAAGGCGTATGATTTTCTCAAACCCAAGGCAGGCAAGCCAACTGCGAATGGACGCGAATGGACGCGAATAGAGCGGTTCAAATAAAGCTGTAGCCGTTTTTAACCACGGATTTCACTGATTATCACGGATACAAACCATGCCTTGCCGCTTCCTTCTTATCCGTGTGCATCCGTGATATCCGTGGTTCTGTTTTCAGAATCCTGTACGGCTGCAATTTTTTAAAAAATGCTCTAAAACCGGATGGAGCCGCAACCTCTGTCTTCATTCGCGTTCATTCGCGGTTGGTTTGCCTGCTCCGGTTTTTGACGCAACCGGCCTGCGCCCTTCGTATGAACATCCGGAAACTTTGAGTCGCCGGTATTATCCGTGCTTGCGGGCCACGAGGCTGAGGCGGGGCCACCACCAGGTGATCTTGCCGTTTTCCTCCGCGAGCCGGAGCGCGGTGCGGACGGATTCGGGGACGGTGCGGACGGCTTCGAGCACCCGCGCCCGGTTTTCCGGCGAAGTGGCGGCGGTTTCGAAATACCAGTCGAGATCGGGCTGTTTGAACGGAAACAGCTCCGAGCGGAGAATCGTCAGGACGCCGGTGGCGCGGACGAGGTCTTCCCAGGCGGCGCGGGAGAGGAAACGGCCGTGGCTCGGGTCGCGCCATTTTTCCACGCGGTGCAGCCACGCTTCGGTTTCGGGCGAGTGATCGGGCACGCTGCCGTCGATGAGCAGGAAGAGGCCGCCGGGCCGCAGCACGCGGGCGGCCTCGCGCACGAAGCCGGCGGGGTCGCTGAAGTGGTGCGGTGCGATGCGCGACGAGACGAGGTCGAAGCTCGCATCGGCAAACGGCAGCGCTTCGGCGGGAAA harbors:
- a CDS encoding type 11 methyltransferase — translated: MKSDALDAAQAAAAAQFDRQSDRYGKTHILADTADITAALEGIDLPSPAAGHGAALDIATGGGHTALHLARLGYHVTAGDIAPRMLENARRLAADAGFTLATRLFPAEALPFADASFDLVSSRIAPHHFSDPAGFVREAARVLRPGGLFLLIDGSVPDHSPETEAWLHRVEKWRDPSHGRFLSRAAWEDLVRATGVLTILRSELFPFKQPDLDWYFETAATSPENRARVLEAVRTVPESVRTALRLAEENGKITWWWPRLSLVARKHG